The Blastomonas fulva genome contains a region encoding:
- a CDS encoding citryl-CoA lyase: MRIGKQDAPFTAICTSDASSITVRGRDLCDDIIGKMDFTSYFWLLVTGGEPTDVQKLFANAVLAAIAEHGLVPSVVAARMTYAAAPEAFHGAVASGLLGCGSVVLGSAEVAGRFYADLVAKVRSGEGTPAEIASDGVRTLRATRQAIPGFGHPQHSAGDPRALLLLKMAEEHGIVGEHIGMLYALRDCLPETLGRPLPINVNGAIPAVMLDVGFPVGALKGISLLARTASLIGHLHEEIDRPIGFIMSGAAAAAIDYDGPESTASSEG; encoded by the coding sequence ATGCGCATCGGCAAGCAGGACGCTCCCTTCACCGCCATCTGCACATCGGATGCCAGCAGCATCACCGTGCGTGGGCGCGATCTGTGCGACGACATCATCGGCAAGATGGACTTCACCAGCTATTTCTGGCTGCTGGTAACGGGCGGCGAACCGACCGATGTGCAGAAGCTGTTCGCCAACGCCGTGCTGGCGGCGATCGCCGAACACGGGCTGGTGCCCAGCGTGGTCGCTGCGCGGATGACTTACGCCGCCGCGCCCGAAGCGTTTCACGGTGCGGTCGCTTCAGGCCTGCTGGGCTGCGGATCGGTGGTGCTGGGCAGCGCGGAGGTTGCCGGGCGCTTCTATGCCGATCTGGTGGCCAAGGTGCGCAGCGGCGAGGGAACGCCGGCCGAGATCGCATCGGATGGCGTCCGCACGCTGCGTGCGACCAGACAGGCGATCCCCGGCTTCGGCCACCCGCAGCACTCCGCGGGCGATCCGCGTGCGCTGCTGCTGCTGAAGATGGCCGAGGAGCACGGCATCGTCGGCGAGCATATCGGCATGTTGTATGCGCTGCGCGATTGCCTTCCCGAGACGCTGGGGCGTCCGCTGCCGATCAACGTCAACGGCGCGATCCCTGCGGTGATGCTCGATGTCGGCTTTCCGGTCGGAGCCTTGAAGGGCATCTCGCTGCTCGCGCGCACCGCAAGCCTGATCGGGCATCTGCACGAGGAAATCGACCGGCCGATCGGCTTCATCATGTCCGGCGCAGCGGCCGCAGCGATCGATTATGACGGCCCGGAAAGCACAGCCTCTTCCGAAGGCTGA
- a CDS encoding response regulator, with protein sequence MTSIAPPDRSPPPGWTESDRLAALLRYGILDTPREPEFEDIVRLASDVFDAPISVVNLIASDRQWFKAEIGIGARELPLDVSICAHALLQDDMFIVPDTLLDSRFDSNPLVQAEGGLRFYAGALLRTEEGLPLGTVCVLDSKPRPEGITARQRLTLEVLARQVMTQLDLRRAIVQRDERSAVLEAEIASRIAAETARTASEEHYRHLFNAVDAGISVLQMRYDADGRAADYRFVEVNRAFSTHTGLSDVEDRWVRDALPGVEQYWLDLYGEVDLTGQSRRVQHIASALDNRWFDVHAFRIGDPADHHVAALFTDITDRRRSEQELHELNETLEQRIAEAIAEREVTAEALRQAQKMEAIGQLTGGLAHDFNNMLTGVIGSIDLIRRFLESGRMDQVHRYLEAAETSAQRAAALTARLLAFGRRQSLDIRPTDVNQLVRGMEDFLRRTLGEQVSLAVALVPGLPPASTDANQLENALLNLCINARDAMPDGGHLTIETTTMQLDPGFAQTGEDLQPGDYVVLSVSDNGQGMSAETITKVFEPFFTTKPIGQGTGLGLSMIYGFLKQSGGHVRIYSELGVGTSVKLFVPCSDAPVVVAEPRVASMPVGAGETVLVVEDDAAVRMVIVNVLDELGYTACEAEHAEEAFAILQTSRQIDLMISDVGLPGLNGRQLAEIARQTRPGLKVLFVTGYAQGAAVRSGFLDHGMDMLTKPFQIDTLAIKVRQMLTP encoded by the coding sequence GTGACATCGATTGCGCCGCCCGACCGCAGCCCGCCCCCCGGTTGGACCGAGTCCGACCGGCTGGCTGCGCTGTTGCGATACGGCATTCTCGACACGCCGCGCGAGCCCGAGTTTGAGGACATAGTCCGGCTGGCCAGCGATGTGTTCGACGCCCCCATTTCAGTGGTCAACCTGATCGCGTCGGACCGGCAATGGTTCAAGGCGGAGATCGGTATCGGCGCGCGCGAACTGCCGCTGGATGTCTCGATCTGCGCGCATGCGCTGCTGCAGGACGACATGTTCATTGTCCCCGACACGCTGCTCGATTCGCGCTTCGACAGCAATCCGCTGGTTCAGGCCGAAGGCGGCCTGCGCTTTTATGCGGGCGCGCTCCTCAGGACCGAGGAAGGCCTGCCGCTGGGTACGGTGTGCGTGCTCGACAGTAAGCCGAGACCCGAGGGCATCACCGCGCGGCAGAGGCTGACGCTTGAGGTGCTGGCGCGGCAGGTGATGACGCAGCTGGATCTGCGCCGTGCGATCGTCCAGCGCGACGAGCGCTCGGCCGTTCTGGAAGCGGAAATCGCCAGCCGGATTGCCGCCGAAACCGCGCGCACCGCCAGCGAGGAGCATTATCGGCACCTGTTCAATGCCGTCGATGCCGGCATCTCCGTGCTCCAGATGCGCTATGACGCTGATGGTCGCGCCGCCGATTATCGCTTTGTCGAGGTCAACCGGGCATTTTCCACCCATACCGGCCTGAGCGACGTCGAAGACCGGTGGGTTCGCGATGCGTTGCCCGGTGTCGAACAGTACTGGCTGGATCTGTACGGAGAGGTCGACCTGACCGGGCAGTCCAGGCGGGTGCAGCACATCGCCAGCGCGCTGGACAACAGGTGGTTCGATGTCCACGCCTTCCGCATCGGCGATCCTGCCGATCATCACGTCGCTGCGCTGTTCACGGATATCACGGACCGACGCCGTTCCGAGCAGGAACTGCACGAGCTGAACGAGACGCTCGAACAGCGGATTGCCGAGGCCATCGCAGAACGCGAGGTGACCGCCGAGGCGTTGCGCCAAGCGCAGAAGATGGAGGCGATTGGCCAGCTGACCGGCGGGCTGGCGCACGATTTCAACAACATGCTGACCGGGGTGATCGGCAGCATCGACCTGATCCGCCGCTTCCTTGAATCGGGCCGGATGGATCAGGTCCATCGCTATCTCGAGGCAGCGGAGACTTCGGCGCAGCGCGCCGCAGCGCTGACCGCGCGGCTGCTGGCCTTCGGGCGGCGCCAATCGCTCGATATCCGCCCCACCGACGTCAACCAGCTGGTGCGCGGGATGGAAGACTTTCTGCGGCGGACGCTGGGGGAGCAGGTGAGCCTCGCGGTGGCGCTCGTCCCGGGCCTGCCGCCTGCCAGCACCGATGCCAACCAGCTCGAAAATGCGCTGCTCAACCTGTGTATCAACGCGCGCGATGCGATGCCCGATGGCGGACACCTGACCATCGAGACGACCACGATGCAGCTGGATCCCGGCTTTGCCCAGACCGGCGAGGACCTGCAGCCGGGCGACTATGTCGTGCTCAGCGTCTCCGACAACGGCCAGGGGATGAGCGCGGAGACCATCACCAAGGTATTCGAACCGTTCTTCACCACCAAGCCGATCGGCCAGGGTACCGGGCTGGGGCTGTCGATGATCTACGGCTTCCTCAAGCAATCGGGCGGCCATGTGCGCATCTACAGCGAGCTGGGCGTGGGCACGAGCGTCAAGCTGTTCGTGCCGTGCAGCGACGCGCCGGTCGTCGTCGCAGAGCCGCGGGTCGCCTCGATGCCTGTGGGTGCGGGCGAGACCGTGCTGGTGGTCGAGGACGACGCCGCCGTGCGCATGGTCATCGTCAACGTGCTCGACGAGCTGGGCTATACCGCCTGCGAGGCGGAGCACGCCGAGGAAGCGTTCGCCATCCTGCAGACCAGCCGCCAGATCGACCTGATGATCTCCGATGTCGGGCTGCCCGGATTGAACGGGCGCCAGCTTGCCGAAATTGCCCGCCAGACCCGGCCCGGGCTCAAGGTGCTGTTCGTCACCGGCTATGCCCAGGGCGCAGCGGTGCGCAGCGGCTTCCTCGACCATGGCATGGACATGCTGACCAAGCCGTTCCAGATTGACACGCTCGCGATCAAGGTGCGGCAGATGCTCACGCCGTGA
- a CDS encoding regulatory protein RecX has product MFSRSRSDRAERRPPKPLNETSLKDLALHYLGRFASTRAKLVQYLERKLRERGWDGDTPPDLVALADRCAELGYVDDAAYAAMKGGALLRRGYGARRVEQALQAAGVKEPDRDEMRSAGRDQAVSAALAFARRKRVGAFADQPADPDKRRKQLQAFIRAGHDFALARRIVFADSMEEIAGLEEDFGRE; this is encoded by the coding sequence ATGTTTTCCAGATCGCGATCCGACCGGGCCGAACGCCGCCCGCCCAAGCCGCTCAACGAGACGAGCCTGAAGGATCTTGCTCTGCATTATCTGGGGCGCTTTGCCTCGACCCGCGCGAAACTGGTGCAGTATCTTGAGCGCAAGCTGCGCGAGCGCGGCTGGGATGGCGATACCCCGCCCGATCTGGTGGCGCTGGCCGACCGGTGCGCGGAACTGGGCTATGTCGACGATGCTGCCTATGCCGCGATGAAGGGCGGGGCGCTGCTGCGCCGGGGCTATGGCGCGCGGCGGGTGGAGCAGGCGCTGCAGGCGGCAGGCGTCAAGGAGCCCGATCGCGACGAAATGCGCAGCGCGGGCAGGGACCAGGCGGTGAGCGCCGCGCTGGCCTTCGCCAGGCGCAAGCGGGTCGGCGCCTTTGCCGACCAGCCCGCCGATCCGGACAAACGCCGCAAGCAGCTGCAGGCATTTATCCGGGCGGGGCATGATTTTGCACTCGCCCGGCGCATCGTTTTCGCCGATAGCATGGAAGAGATTGCGGGGCTGGAAGAGGACTTCGGGAGAGAATGA
- the mtgA gene encoding monofunctional biosynthetic peptidoglycan transglycosylase has translation MAARKRGFLARLIALVFKLIFGFVALSLLMVVIYRFVPPPTTITMLTDSNGATRDWTPIERIDRNMVAAAIAAEDGKFCTHSGFDREAIEAAVRRNAQGGRIRGGSTISQQTAKNVFLWQNGGFFRKGLEAWFTVLIETIWGKRRIMEVYLNVAETGIGTYGVEAGAQRYFGKGAGSLSRDEAARMAAALPLPKKRSVKSPSGFVRRYGNNIARRIRIVQRDGLDACTR, from the coding sequence ATGGCCGCACGCAAACGCGGGTTTCTGGCCCGGCTGATCGCACTGGTGTTCAAGCTGATCTTCGGCTTTGTCGCCTTATCGCTGCTGATGGTGGTGATCTACCGGTTCGTGCCGCCGCCGACCACGATCACCATGCTGACCGACAGCAATGGCGCGACCCGCGACTGGACTCCGATCGAGCGGATCGACCGCAACATGGTGGCAGCCGCGATCGCGGCGGAGGACGGCAAGTTCTGCACCCATAGCGGGTTCGACCGCGAGGCGATCGAGGCCGCCGTGCGACGCAACGCGCAGGGCGGCCGCATCCGCGGCGGATCGACGATCAGCCAGCAGACCGCAAAGAACGTGTTCCTCTGGCAGAATGGCGGCTTCTTCCGCAAGGGGCTGGAAGCCTGGTTCACGGTGCTGATCGAGACGATCTGGGGCAAGCGCCGGATCATGGAGGTCTATCTTAACGTCGCCGAGACAGGCATCGGCACCTATGGGGTCGAGGCGGGCGCGCAGCGCTATTTCGGCAAGGGCGCAGGCTCGCTCAGCCGCGACGAGGCCGCGCGCATGGCCGCAGCGCTGCCGCTCCCCAAGAAGCGGTCGGTCAAGAGCCCGAGCGGCTTTGTGCGGCGCTATGGCAACAACATCGCGCGGCGCATCCGGATCGTCCAGCGCGACGGGCTCGACGCCTGCACGCGGTGA
- a CDS encoding fatty acyl-AMP ligase produces MTDLQPTPTADTLARRFADFSTLGEALDYAAGGTRGFNFHDPRGTLVRPYPFSELRSDARAHARRLIARGVVPGDRIAIVAETSAEFAALFFGSVYAGAWPVPLPLPTSFGGKESYVEQLGVQLRSSDPKFLFYPAELAEMGGEAAQRCGVAGIDWEGFTTDAVTDVALPQASSNDICYLQYSSGSTRFPHGVAVTHAALLSNLAAHAHGMHIAQSDRCISWLPWYHDMGLVGCMLSMVANQVSTDYLKTEDFARRPLAWLDLISRNPGTSCSYSPTFGYDICARRIGSQSRVEERFDLSRWRLAGNGADMIRPDVMQSFVNAFAPAGFKASAFLPSYGLAEATLAVTLMPPGEGIVVDLVEEQRLSGAPVDASKPKRYRSIVNCGKACRGMSIEIRNPDGVVLADREIGKVWTAGPSIMHSYFRDPEATEACLIDGWLDTGDMGYMVDGYLYIVGRAKDMIIINGKNHWPQDIEWAVEQLPGFKSGDIAAFSITTPAGEEAPAVLVQCRTTDEGERRRLRDEIREKVRSITGMNCVIELVPPRTLPRTSSGKLSRAKARNLYLSGEIQPYELAA; encoded by the coding sequence ATGACTGATTTGCAGCCGACACCGACCGCCGATACTCTGGCGCGACGCTTTGCCGATTTCTCGACACTGGGCGAAGCGCTCGATTATGCGGCGGGCGGAACACGCGGCTTCAACTTCCACGATCCGCGCGGCACCCTGGTGCGGCCCTATCCGTTCAGCGAGCTGCGCAGCGATGCGCGGGCGCATGCCCGGCGGCTGATCGCGCGCGGCGTGGTGCCGGGCGATCGCATCGCCATCGTCGCCGAAACCAGCGCGGAGTTTGCCGCCTTGTTCTTCGGCTCGGTCTATGCCGGTGCCTGGCCGGTGCCGCTGCCTTTGCCGACCAGCTTCGGCGGCAAGGAAAGCTATGTCGAGCAGCTGGGCGTGCAATTGCGCTCCAGCGACCCCAAGTTCCTGTTCTATCCGGCCGAACTTGCCGAGATGGGCGGCGAGGCGGCCCAGCGCTGCGGCGTTGCGGGGATCGACTGGGAAGGCTTTACCACTGACGCCGTCACGGATGTCGCGCTGCCGCAGGCAAGCTCGAACGATATCTGCTATCTGCAATATTCCAGCGGATCGACCCGCTTCCCGCACGGCGTTGCGGTCACCCATGCCGCGCTGCTGAGCAATCTGGCGGCGCACGCGCACGGCATGCACATCGCGCAAAGCGACCGCTGCATCTCGTGGCTGCCCTGGTATCACGACATGGGGCTGGTCGGCTGCATGCTCTCGATGGTCGCCAACCAGGTCTCGACCGATTACCTCAAGACCGAGGATTTCGCGCGGCGTCCCCTCGCCTGGCTCGATCTGATCAGCCGCAACCCCGGCACCTCGTGCAGCTATTCCCCGACCTTCGGCTATGACATCTGCGCGCGTCGCATCGGTAGCCAGTCGCGGGTCGAGGAACGCTTCGACCTGTCGCGCTGGCGGCTGGCGGGCAACGGCGCGGACATGATCCGCCCCGATGTGATGCAGAGCTTCGTCAACGCGTTCGCGCCAGCAGGCTTCAAGGCCAGCGCGTTCCTGCCCAGCTATGGCCTCGCCGAAGCGACGCTTGCGGTCACGCTGATGCCGCCGGGCGAAGGCATCGTCGTCGATCTGGTCGAGGAACAGCGCCTGTCGGGCGCGCCGGTCGATGCGAGCAAGCCCAAGCGCTACCGCTCGATCGTCAATTGCGGCAAGGCCTGCCGCGGCATGTCGATCGAGATCCGCAATCCCGATGGCGTGGTGCTGGCAGATCGCGAGATCGGCAAGGTTTGGACCGCAGGCCCCTCGATCATGCACAGCTATTTCCGCGATCCCGAGGCGACCGAAGCGTGCCTGATCGACGGCTGGCTCGACACCGGCGACATGGGCTACATGGTCGACGGCTATCTCTATATCGTCGGCCGCGCCAAGGACATGATCATCATCAACGGCAAGAACCACTGGCCGCAGGACATCGAATGGGCGGTGGAGCAGCTGCCCGGCTTCAAGTCGGGCGACATTGCCGCGTTCTCGATCACCACGCCCGCCGGCGAAGAGGCGCCCGCGGTGCTGGTGCAGTGCCGCACCACCGACGAAGGCGAACGCCGCCGCCTGCGCGACGAGATCCGCGAAAAGGTGCGCTCGATCACCGGCATGAACTGCGTGATCGAGCTGGTGCCGCCGCGCACGTTGCCGCGCACCTCCTCGGGCAAATTGAGCCGCGCCAAGGCGCGCAACCTCTACCTCTCGGGCGAAATCCAGCCCTACGAACTGGCGGCCTGA
- a CDS encoding DUF192 domain-containing protein translates to MMVMKWCATTIATLALVACNATAPSDAIAQRPAADAGTLSPAGLQLVPLTIDSKGKRHTFTVEVAGTSQEQAQGLMFRTELAPDAGMIFPFPTLKPASFWMKNTVIPLDIIFVRADGSIESIAANTTPYSLDAVSSQGPVAAVLELAGGRAAQLGIKPGDIVKWQTRR, encoded by the coding sequence ATGATGGTCATGAAATGGTGCGCCACGACGATTGCGACACTCGCACTGGTCGCCTGCAACGCCACCGCCCCCAGCGATGCGATCGCGCAGCGGCCAGCCGCAGACGCCGGCACGCTGTCGCCCGCCGGGCTGCAGCTCGTACCGTTGACCATTGATAGCAAGGGCAAGCGCCACACCTTCACGGTCGAGGTCGCAGGCACCTCGCAGGAACAGGCGCAAGGGCTCATGTTCCGCACCGAACTCGCGCCAGATGCGGGGATGATCTTCCCGTTCCCCACCCTCAAGCCCGCCAGCTTCTGGATGAAGAACACCGTGATCCCGCTCGACATCATCTTCGTGCGTGCCGATGGCAGCATCGAGAGCATCGCGGCCAACACCACGCCCTATTCGCTCGATGCGGTGAGCTCGCAGGGACCGGTCGCTGCGGTGCTGGAGCTTGCCGGCGGCCGCGCAGCACAGCTGGGGATCAAGCCCGGCGATATCGTCAAATGGCAAACCAGGCGCTGA